GCGAGCTGGGGGTGAGCCTGGCCGAGCAGGTGCTCTCCGACATCCTGGGCGACAGCCAGAGCCGCACCGTCAGCCCGGCCATGATCCTGGAGAAGGTCTCCCAGCGCTACGGCTTCACCGTCGAGGAGATCACCGGCAAGAGCCGTCGCCGCCCCCTCGTCACCGCCCGCCAGGTGGCCATGTACGTCATCCGCGAGCTCACCGACCTCAGCTACCCGGCCATCGCCCGGGACTTCGGCAACCGCGACCACACCACGGTCATGCACGCGGTGAGCAAGATCGAGGCCCTCATGGCCGAGCGCAAGGCGATCTTCCACCAGGTGCAGGCCATCGTCCAGGAGCTCAAGAAGGGCCAGGTGTGACCGGTCCCGGCGCCCTCCCCGCCCCCCGCCGGGCTGTGGAGCACCGGTGGACGACCGTGTGGGCCGGCACGGGACCGGCGGTGGACGGCGTCGTGGACGACACCGCCTCCCCGTGGACGCCGGTGCGCCCATCCGCGCCCCGCAGCGCGGACCTGTGGAACGCTGGGGACGGCTGTGGACAGCGGACACCTGCGCTGACCTGGGACGATGCGAGCTGTCCAGAAGTCCACAGGCCCCACTACCCCTACGACCTGATCAGCATCCGAGGTGTGGGAGGCTGCACGCCCTCCCCCCGGGACCTCCCGGTGTCCACCACGACTGCGCCCAGAGAAGGAGACCCCCGACGGTGAAGTTCCGGTGCGAGCGTGACGAGCTGGTCGAGGCCCTGGGCACGGCCGGTCGGGCCGTGGCCAACCGGGGTGGGGCGCTGCCCGTGCTCTCCGGGGTGCGCCTGGAGCTGGAGGGCGACGCCCTGCGGCTCACCGGCTCCGACCTCGACCTGACCATCTCGGTGGCGGCCGAGGTCGCCGGCGAGGGCGACGGCGTGGCGGTGATGCCGGCCAAGATCGCCTCCGACGTGGTCCGCTCCCTCGACCCCGGCCGGGTCGAGATCGCGGTCGACGGCGACGAGGCCCAGATCACCTCCGGGCGCTTCTCGTCGTCCATCCGCCTGCTCCCCGCCGACGAGTTCCCCCGCCTGGCCACCCCGGCCGACGACGCCGTGACCCTCGACGCCTCCGACCTGGCCTCGGCGCTGTCCCAGGTGGTGCCGGCGGCGTCGTCCGACGACGCCCGGCCCATCCTCACCGGCGTGCTGATGGCCGCCGAGGGGGGCGGCCTGCGCCTGGTCGCCACCGACTCCTACCGCCTGGCCGTGCGCGACCTCGAGGGCAAGGCCGTCCTCGAGGAGGGCCAGAGCGTGCTGGTGCCGTCACGAGCCCTCCGCGAGCTGGTGCGGGCCCTCGGCGACGGCGAGGTCACCCTCCGCCTCGGTGAGCGGGAGGCCACCTTCGAGGTGGGCCGCACCCGCGTGACCACCCGGCTCATCGAGGGCGAGTTCCCGAACTACCGGGGCCTGATCCCCTCCAGCTACCCGAACCGCATGGCCGTGTCGCGCGAGGCCCTGGGCGACGCGGTCCGCCGCGTGCGGCTCATGGCCCGGGAGGCCACGCCCGTGCGCCTGACCATGAGCAGCGGCGGCCTCGAGCTCGACGCCGTCACCCAGGACGTGGGCCAGGCCAGCGAGGCCGTCGACGCCACCTTCGAGGGCGCCGAGCTCACCGTGGGCTTCAACCCCGAGTACCTGCTCGACGGCATCGACGTGGCCCCCGGCGACGAGGTCACCCTCGAGACCACCGACGCCAACAAGCCCGCGGTGCTCCGGGCCGCCGGCCGCGACGACTTCCTGTACCTGCTGATGCCGGTGCGCATCTGACGCCGGGCCCGCGCCGGCACCCGCGCCGGCCCCACCCCTGATGCACCTCGCCCGCGTCTGGCTCACCGACTTCCGGGGCTACGCCTCGGCCGAGGTCGCCCTCGACCCCGGGCTGACCGCGGTGGTGGGCGCCAACGGCCAGGGCAAGAGCAACCTGCTCGAGGCCATCGGCTGGCTGGGGGGCCTGCGCTCGTTCCGGGGCGCGCCCACCGAGGCGCTGGTCCGGGTGGGGGCGGAGCGGGCCTTCGTCCGGGGGGAGGGCGAGCGGGAGGGGCGGGCCCTGCTGGTCGAGTGCGAGATCGCCCCCGGGGGCCGGAGCCGCACCCTCGTCAACCGCCAGCCCGTGCGCCGGGCCCGCGACGGCCTCGAGTTCCTCCGGGCCGTGGTGTTCTCGCCCGACGACCTGGAGCTGGTGAAGGGCGGGCCGGGGGAGCGGCGCCGGTACCTCGACGACCTGCTGGTCGCCCTCGACCCCCGCCTCGACGCCACCCGCGCGGACCTGGACCGGATCCTGCGCCAGCGCTCCGCCCTGCTGAAGCAGTCCGGCGGTCGCCTCACCCCGGAGGTGGAGGCCACCCTCGACGTCTGGGACGCCCGGCTCACGGTTGCGGGGGAGGCCCTGGCCGACGCCCGGGCCGCGCTGGTCGACGACCTCGGCCCCGCGGTCGCCACCGCCTACCGCGACCTGGCCGGCGGTGACGAGGTCGGGCTGCGCTACGCCCCCCGGTGGCGGGAGGGCGGCCTGCTCGCCGCCCTCCACGAGGTCCGGCGCGACGAGCTGCGGCGGGGCGTGAGCCTGGTCGGCCCGCATCGCGACGAGCTCGACGTCACGCTCCAGGCCCTCCCGTCGCGCACCCACGCCTCCCAGGGCGAGCAGCGCAGCATCGCCCTCGCCCTCCGCCTCGCCGGGGCGCGCCTGGTGGCCGCCTCCCTGGAGACCCCGCCGCTGCTGCTGCTCGACGACGTGTTCTCCGAGCTCGACCCCGACCGCTCCGAGGCCCTGCTCGGCCACCTCCCCCCGGGCCAGACGGTGGTCACCACGGCCGCCGCCCTGCCCCCGCAGGCGGTGCCGGGCCAGGTCCTGCGGGTCGCCGAGGGGCGGGTGACCCCCGCCGGCGGCGCCCCCCCGCCCCCCTCCTGAGCCGGGGCCGGTCGGGGCGGGCCCGGTCCGCGAGGATGGCCCGGTGCCCGCGCCCCGTCGCCCCCCCTCGAGCCCCGGCGCCGGCCCGACCCCGCTGGGCGAGACCCTCGACCGCGTCCTCGCCGGCCTGGGGGCGCCCCCGGCGTCGTCGCTGGAGGTGGTGGAGCGGGCCTGGCCCGACCTGGTCGGGCCGGTGGCGGCCGACGCCCTCCGCCCCGTCGCGATCCGCGACGGGTGCCTGGTGGTGACGGCCACCGACCCGGTCTGGACCGGCCAGGCCCGGTGGCTCGAGGGGGCCGTGGTGGAGGGCCTGGCCCCCCTGCTGGGGGAGGGCGTGGTGACCTCGCTCACCGCCCGGCGCGCGCCGCGCTGAGGGGCGCCGGAGCCCCCCGCCGGGGGACGTCGCCGGGGGCGGCGACGGAGCTCCAGATGCACCGGGGCGCAGGACCCCCCTGGTAGGCTGGAGCCCATCGTGAACGCCTGTCCGCATGGGTCCCGACGCCACGGGCACCCGGTCGGAGGGCGGCACTGCCGGCCCCGTCCGGCACCGCTCGTGAGCAGCACGCTCCCCCCTCACTGAGAGAGGTCGCGCCCGTGTCGCAGACCACCGCCACCTACACCGCCAGCTCGATGACGATCCTCGAGGGGCTCGCGCACGTCCGCAAGCGCCCCGGGATGTACATCGGTGGCACCGGCCTGTCCGGGCTCCACCACCTCGTCTGGGAGGTGGTCGACAACTCCGTCGACGAGGCCATGGCCGGCCACTGCGACCGCATCGACATCACCCTGCTGGCCGACGGCGGGTGCCGGGTGGCCGACGACGGGCGTGGCATCCCCACCGACGTCCACCCGGAGTTCAAGCTCACGGGCGTCGAGATCGCCCTCACCAAGCTCGGCGGCGGCGGCAAGTTCGGCGGCGACGGCTACAAGGTCTCAGGCGGCCTCCACGGCGTGGGCGTCTCGGTCGTCAACGCCCTCTCCTCCCGGGTCCTCGTCCAGGTCGACCAGCGGGGCAAGCGCCACGAGATCGAGTTCGCCGAGGGCGGGGCCAAGAAGACCTCCCTCACCGTTGTGGGCGACGCCCCCCGGGGCCGCACCGGCACCACCGTCACCTTCTGGCCCGACGAGACGATCTTCGAGTCCACCGAGTTCGCGGCCCGCACCATGCTGGAGCGGTTCCAGATGATGGCCTTCCTCAACAAGGCGCTGGAGATCCGGTTCAAGGACGAGCGCGAGGGCCACGACCCCACCCCGGTCAGCTACCGCTACGCCAACGGCATCGTCGACTTCGTCAAGCACGTCAACGCGAGCAAGAACCCGCTGTTCACCAAGGTCGGCTCCTTCGAGCAGGTCGAGGACGAGCACGAGGTGGAGCTGGCCTTCCAGTGGAACGACGGCTACCAGACCGACGGCCTGCACAGCTTCGCCAACGGCATCGCCACCATCGAGGGCGGCACCCACGAGGAGGGCTTCCGCGCCGCCCTCACCACGGTGCTCAACAAGTACGCCCGGGGCAAGGGCCTGCTCAAGGAGAAGGACGCCAACCTGGCCGGCGAGGACGTGCGCGAGGGCCTCACCGCCATCATCTCGGTGCGTCTGCGCGAGCCCCAGTTCGAGGGCCAGACCAAGGCCAAGCTGGGCAACCCGGAGATCAAGTCCCTCGTCCAGAAGGCCACCAACGAGCACCTCTCCTGGTGGCTCGAGGAGCACCCCACCGAGGGCAACAAGATCATCAAGAAGGCGATCAACGCCCAGCGGGCCCGGGCCGCGGCCCGCCAGGCCCGCGACGCCACCCGACGCAAGTCCGCCCTCGACGGGGCGGGCATGCCCGACAAGCTGCGCGACTGCTCCAGCCGCAACCGCGACGAGTGCGAGCTGTTCATCGTCGAGGGCGACTCGGCCGGCGGCTCGGCCACCAGCGCCCGCGACCCCCGCACCCAGGCGATCCTGCCGATCCGGGGCAAGATCCTGAACGTCGAGCGGGCCCAGATCGACCGCATGCTGAAGAACAACGAGGTCCAGGCCCTCATCGCCGCCATCGGCGCCGGCTTCGGCGAGGAGTTCGAGATCACCAAGGCCCGCTACGACCGGGTCATCCTCCTCTGCGACGCCGACGTCGACGGCAGCCACATCCGCACCCTGCTGCTCACCTTCTTCTTCCGGCACATGAAGGAGCTGGTCGAGCAGAACCACGTGTACATCGCCCAGCCGCCGCTCTACTCCACGGTGGTGGGCAAGGAGAAGGTGTACCTGAAGGACGACGCGGCCAAGGCCCGCTTCCTGGCCGAGAACCCCACGCACAAGAAGGAGTTCTCCCGGCTGAAGGGCCTGGGCGAGATGGACTGGCAGGAGCTCAAGGCCACCACCATGGACAGCGCCAGCCGCACCCTGCTGCAGGTGGGCGTCGAGCAGGCCGCAGCGGCCGACACCGCCATCTCCACGCTCATGGGCGACGACGTCGCCGCCCGCAAGGACTTCATCCAGAAGAACGCCAAGGACGTCCGCTTCATCGACATCTAGGCCGGCCCCGCCCCGCCCGCGCCGACCCCCGAGGACCCATGCCTGACGAGACCCCCCCACCCGACGAGAACGACGACGGCCAGGACCCGAACCGCACCGCGTTCGGGCTCATCGAGCCCATCGAGATCGACCAGGAGATGGAGACGTCGTTCCTCGACTACTCCATGTCGGTCATCGTCTCCCGGGCCCTGCCTGACGTGCGCGACGGCCTGAAGCCGGTGCACCGCCGGATCCTGTGGGGGATGCTCGACGTGGGCGCCCGCCCCGACCGGCCCTTCATGAAGTGCGCCCGCGTCACCGGCGACGTCATGGGCAAGTACCACCCCCACGGCGACGGCGGCATCTACGACGCCCTGGTGCGCCTGGCCCAGCCCCACTCGCTCCGCCACCCGCTGGTCCAGGGCCACGGCAACTTCGGCTCCCCCGACGACGGGCCCGCCGCGGCCCGCTACACCGAGTGCCGCCTGGCCCCGCTGGCCATGTCGATGCTGGCCGACATCGACGAGGACACCGTCGACTTCGCCGAGAACTACTCCGGCGAGTTCGACGAGCCCGCGGTGCTGCCCAGCCGCTTCCCCAACCTGCTGGTCAACGGCAGCCAGGGCATCGCGGTGGGCATGGCCACCAACATCCCGCCCCACAACCTGGGCGAGGTCATCGACGCCACCACCTACCTCATCGACAACCCCGAGTGCACCGTCGAGGAGCTGGTCAACGCCCAGATCGTGAAGGGCCCGGACTTCCCGACCGGCGGCCAGATCCTGGGGCGCCAGGGCATCCTCGACGCCCAGCTCACCGGCCGCGGCTCCATCCGCATGCGCGCCGTGGCCGAGATCGAGGAGGGCACCCGCGGCGCCGACCGCATCGTGGTCACCGAGCTGCCCTACCAGGTCGGCCCCCGCACCGTGCTGGCCAAGATCAGCGAGCTGGTGGCGGCCAAGGAGATCGAGGGCATCT
Above is a window of Iamia majanohamensis DNA encoding:
- the dnaN gene encoding DNA polymerase III subunit beta, translated to MKFRCERDELVEALGTAGRAVANRGGALPVLSGVRLELEGDALRLTGSDLDLTISVAAEVAGEGDGVAVMPAKIASDVVRSLDPGRVEIAVDGDEAQITSGRFSSSIRLLPADEFPRLATPADDAVTLDASDLASALSQVVPAASSDDARPILTGVLMAAEGGGLRLVATDSYRLAVRDLEGKAVLEEGQSVLVPSRALRELVRALGDGEVTLRLGEREATFEVGRTRVTTRLIEGEFPNYRGLIPSSYPNRMAVSREALGDAVRRVRLMAREATPVRLTMSSGGLELDAVTQDVGQASEAVDATFEGAELTVGFNPEYLLDGIDVAPGDEVTLETTDANKPAVLRAAGRDDFLYLLMPVRI
- the recF gene encoding DNA replication/repair protein RecF (All proteins in this family for which functions are known are DNA-binding proteins that assist the filamentation of RecA onto DNA for the initiation of recombination or recombinational repair.); translation: MHLARVWLTDFRGYASAEVALDPGLTAVVGANGQGKSNLLEAIGWLGGLRSFRGAPTEALVRVGAERAFVRGEGEREGRALLVECEIAPGGRSRTLVNRQPVRRARDGLEFLRAVVFSPDDLELVKGGPGERRRYLDDLLVALDPRLDATRADLDRILRQRSALLKQSGGRLTPEVEATLDVWDARLTVAGEALADARAALVDDLGPAVATAYRDLAGGDEVGLRYAPRWREGGLLAALHEVRRDELRRGVSLVGPHRDELDVTLQALPSRTHASQGEQRSIALALRLAGARLVAASLETPPLLLLDDVFSELDPDRSEALLGHLPPGQTVVTTAAALPPQAVPGQVLRVAEGRVTPAGGAPPPPS
- a CDS encoding DUF721 domain-containing protein; the protein is MPAPRRPPSSPGAGPTPLGETLDRVLAGLGAPPASSLEVVERAWPDLVGPVAADALRPVAIRDGCLVVTATDPVWTGQARWLEGAVVEGLAPLLGEGVVTSLTARRAPR
- a CDS encoding DNA gyrase/topoisomerase IV subunit B, giving the protein MTILEGLAHVRKRPGMYIGGTGLSGLHHLVWEVVDNSVDEAMAGHCDRIDITLLADGGCRVADDGRGIPTDVHPEFKLTGVEIALTKLGGGGKFGGDGYKVSGGLHGVGVSVVNALSSRVLVQVDQRGKRHEIEFAEGGAKKTSLTVVGDAPRGRTGTTVTFWPDETIFESTEFAARTMLERFQMMAFLNKALEIRFKDEREGHDPTPVSYRYANGIVDFVKHVNASKNPLFTKVGSFEQVEDEHEVELAFQWNDGYQTDGLHSFANGIATIEGGTHEEGFRAALTTVLNKYARGKGLLKEKDANLAGEDVREGLTAIISVRLREPQFEGQTKAKLGNPEIKSLVQKATNEHLSWWLEEHPTEGNKIIKKAINAQRARAAARQARDATRRKSALDGAGMPDKLRDCSSRNRDECELFIVEGDSAGGSATSARDPRTQAILPIRGKILNVERAQIDRMLKNNEVQALIAAIGAGFGEEFEITKARYDRVILLCDADVDGSHIRTLLLTFFFRHMKELVEQNHVYIAQPPLYSTVVGKEKVYLKDDAAKARFLAENPTHKKEFSRLKGLGEMDWQELKATTMDSASRTLLQVGVEQAAAADTAISTLMGDDVAARKDFIQKNAKDVRFIDI